The segment GGCTGGAAAAAGAGCTAAATATTTCAGGGGATGTGGAGAAATATTGTAGTAAATGGATGAACATATATATTTGTCATAAGGAGGCTTAAGATGAAGGTTACTCTCATTTATGATAATGAAGTTTACAAACGAGGTCTGCAGGCAGATTGGGGGTTTTCTTCCTTAATAGAGATAGAAAATACACCAAAAATCTTATTTGATACGGGAGCAAATGGGAGGATTTTGCTTTCCAATATGGAAAAACTCGACATTGATCCTAAATCCATCGAAGAGGTTTTTATTTCTCATGCTCACTGGGATCACATTGGAGGATTGTCAGATTTTTTAAAGGTAAACA is part of the Deltaproteobacteria bacterium genome and harbors:
- a CDS encoding MBL fold metallo-hydrolase; the encoded protein is MKVTLIYDNEVYKRGLQADWGFSSLIEIENTPKILFDTGANGRILLSNMEKLDIDPKSIEEVFISHAHWDHIGGLSDFLKVN